From Hyla sarda isolate aHylSar1 chromosome 5, aHylSar1.hap1, whole genome shotgun sequence, a single genomic window includes:
- the LOC130272880 gene encoding thiosulfate sulfurtransferase-like isoform X2, protein MVSRALVSAGWLSGALKAKRAPALRVLDTTWYSPGGKDARKEFAERHIPGASFFDLEQSKDQQSPYEMMLPSESQFAKYAGELGISNSSHVVVYDSDSSGMLYAPRLWWMFRVFGHNNVSVLDGGLTNWVKRGLPVTSEVTHVKPEMFRATLNRSLLKNFEDVKENISSRRFQLVDARSEGRFRGPEPKAGEVGIEPGHIPGSVNLPFTNFLTKDGYEKPAHEIRQLFQERGVDLTKPLTATCRRGVTACHLALAAFLLGKEDAAVYDGSWSEWFHRAAAEHKVF, encoded by the exons ATGGTGAGCCGGGCGTTGGTCTCTGCCGGGTGGCTCTCCGGAGCCCTCAAAGCCAAGAGGGCCCCTGCCCTGAGGGTGCTGGACACCACCTGGTACTCCCCCGGAGGTAAGGATGCCAGGAAGGAGTTTGCAGAGCGCCATATACCTGGCGCCTCCTTCTTCGACCTGGAGCAAAGCAAAGACCAGCAGTCGCCCTACGAGATGATGTTGCCCAGCGAGTCCCAGTTTGCCAAGTACGCCGGCGAACTGGGCATCAGCAACAGCAGCCACGTGGTGGTCTACGACTCCGACAGCTCGGGCATGCTCTACGCCCCCAGGCTTTGGTGGATGTTTCGGGTTTTCGGACACAACAATGTGTCGGTGCTGGACGGGGGTCTCACCAACTGGGTGAAGCGGGGGCTCCCGGTGACGTCGGAGGTGACGCATGTGAAGCCGGAGATGTTCCGGGCGACGCTGAACCGTTCGCTGCTGAAGAACTTCGAAGACGTCAAGGAGAACATCTCCAGCAGAAGGTTCCAGCTGGTGGACGCCAGATCCGAAGGAAGGTTCCGGGGTCCGGAGCCAAAGGCGGGAGAAg tgg GCATTGAGCCCGGTCACATCCCCGGATCGGTGAATCTTCCTTTCACCAATTTCCTGACCAAGGACGGTTACGAGAAACCTGCGCACGAGATCCGCCAGCTGTTCCAGGAGCGAGGGGTGGACCTGACCAAGCCCCTGACTGCCACCTGCCGCCGGGGGGTCACCGCCTGCCACCTAGCTCTGGCCGCGTTCCTGCTGGGGAAGGAAGACGCGGCCGTCTACGACGGTTCCTGGTCGGAATGGTTCCACCGCGCAGCAGCCGAGCACAAGGTCTTCTAG
- the LOC130272880 gene encoding thiosulfate sulfurtransferase-like isoform X1, translating to MVSRALVSAGWLSGALKAKRAPALRVLDTTWYSPGGKDARKEFAERHIPGASFFDLEQSKDQQSPYEMMLPSESQFAKYAGELGISNSSHVVVYDSDSSGMLYAPRLWWMFRVFGHNNVSVLDGGLTNWVKRGLPVTSEVTHVKPEMFRATLNRSLLKNFEDVKENISSRRFQLVDARSEGRFRGPEPKAGEGIEPGHIPGSVNLPFTNFLTKDGYEKPAHEIRQLFQERGVDLTKPLTATCRRGVTACHLALAAFLLGKEDAAVYDGSWSEWFHRAAAEHKVF from the exons ATGGTGAGCCGGGCGTTGGTCTCTGCCGGGTGGCTCTCCGGAGCCCTCAAAGCCAAGAGGGCCCCTGCCCTGAGGGTGCTGGACACCACCTGGTACTCCCCCGGAGGTAAGGATGCCAGGAAGGAGTTTGCAGAGCGCCATATACCTGGCGCCTCCTTCTTCGACCTGGAGCAAAGCAAAGACCAGCAGTCGCCCTACGAGATGATGTTGCCCAGCGAGTCCCAGTTTGCCAAGTACGCCGGCGAACTGGGCATCAGCAACAGCAGCCACGTGGTGGTCTACGACTCCGACAGCTCGGGCATGCTCTACGCCCCCAGGCTTTGGTGGATGTTTCGGGTTTTCGGACACAACAATGTGTCGGTGCTGGACGGGGGTCTCACCAACTGGGTGAAGCGGGGGCTCCCGGTGACGTCGGAGGTGACGCATGTGAAGCCGGAGATGTTCCGGGCGACGCTGAACCGTTCGCTGCTGAAGAACTTCGAAGACGTCAAGGAGAACATCTCCAGCAGAAGGTTCCAGCTGGTGGACGCCAGATCCGAAGGAAGGTTCCGGGGTCCGGAGCCAAAGGCGGGAGAAg GCATTGAGCCCGGTCACATCCCCGGATCGGTGAATCTTCCTTTCACCAATTTCCTGACCAAGGACGGTTACGAGAAACCTGCGCACGAGATCCGCCAGCTGTTCCAGGAGCGAGGGGTGGACCTGACCAAGCCCCTGACTGCCACCTGCCGCCGGGGGGTCACCGCCTGCCACCTAGCTCTGGCCGCGTTCCTGCTGGGGAAGGAAGACGCGGCCGTCTACGACGGTTCCTGGTCGGAATGGTTCCACCGCGCAGCAGCCGAGCACAAGGTCTTCTAG